The genomic region CCGGGCCGTACGCCCTGGCCACGCTCTCGGCACCGGACGGACCGGCCTTCCCCGCGCTCGTCACGGCGGACGCCCAGGCAGTCGACCTGCGCGTCGCCTTCGGTGACGAGTCCCTGTCCATCCGCAGTCTCCTGGAGACCTGGGACACGGCCGCGGAGCGGCTCACGGTGCTGGCGGGCGACAGTGCTCAGGAGCGAAGGCCTCTGGCGGACTTTCGGGTGCACGCACCGGTCGAGCCCCGTCAGGTGTTCCAGTCGGGCGCCAACTACCGGCAGCACGTGATCGACCTGCACGTCGCGCACCGGGCGCCGGGCGACGACCGTTCCGAGGAGGAGCGGCGCGCGGAGGCGGCGGAGATCATGGACCGCCGGGCGGACGAGGACCTGCCCTACGTCTTCATCGGCCTGCCGAGCGCGATCACCGGCCCGTACGACGATGTCGTGCTCCCCGCATGGGCCGAGAAGCCCGACTGGGAGCTGGAGCTGGTGGCGGTCATCGGCCGCCCCGCCCACCAGGTGACCGTGGACGAGGCCCTCAGCCACGTCGCCGGCTACACCATCGCCAACGACCTGACCGACCGTGCGACCGTCTTCCGCCGGGACATGCCGCAGATCGGCACGGACTGGCTGCGCAGCAAGAACGCCCCCGGGTTCACCCCGCTCGGCCCCTGGATCGTGCCGGCCGAGTCCGTCGCGGACACCGACGACCTGCGTCTCGTGCTGAAGCTGAACGGCGAGACCATGCAGGACGAGACCACGAAGGACATGATCTTCGATGTCGCGCGCATGGTCTCCTACGCTTCGCGGACTGCCCGGCTGCTGCCCGGTGACCTGGTACTGACCGGTTCCCCTGCCGGGAACGGCATGCACTGGGGGCGGCTGCTGCGCGACGGCGATGTCATGGACGGCTCCATCACCGGACTTGGTGCCCAGCGCACCCGCTGTGTCGCGGAGGCGTCATGACCCTCGACCGCACCGACCCCGAGGGCTCGATCGCCGAGGCCGCCAAGGCGTACTCCAACTGGGGACGTTGGGGCGCGGACGACGTATTGGGCACCCTCAACTTCCTGGACGAGGCGAAGCGGCGTGAGGCCGCCGCGCTCATCCGCCGGGGCGCCAGTTTCTCGCTCGCCCAGAGCTTCGACATGAACGGCCCGCAGAAAGGCTGGCGACGCCGCACCAATCCGGTGCACACCATGCTCGACACCGGCACCGACGCGGCACTCGGCCTGCAGGGCTTCCCGCACGGCCTCGGCGGTGCCGACGACGTCATCGCCATGCCACTCCAGTGCTCGACCCAGTGGGACGGGCTCGGCCACATCTTCGATCACGGCAGAACGTGGAACGGCCGGGACGCGGCGAGGACCGTCACCTCCGAAGGCGACCTGGTCACCGGCATCGAGCACATGGCCCCGCACGTCGCCGGACGTGGTGTGCTCCTGGACGTCGGCCGCACGATCGGTGAGGACGGTGAGCTGCCCGACGGCTTCGCCATCACCGAGGAACACCTGACGGCGACCGCCGAGGCCCAGGGCGTGAGCGTCGGTCGCGGCGACATCGTCCTGGTCCGTACCGGACAGCTCGCCCGCGCCCGCCGCGAGGGCTGGGGCGACTACGCGGGCGGACCCGCCCCCGGCCTGTCCTTCACCACCGCCGGCTGGCTGCACGGCACCGAGATCGCCGCGATCGCGACCGACACCTGGGGCTTCGAGGTGCGGCCCAACGAATTCGACATCGCCTTCCAGCCTCTGCACCAGGTCGCCATCCCCAACATCGGCCTGCTCATCGGGGAGATGTGGGACCTGGAGGCCCTTGCCGAGGACTGTGCCGCCGACGGCGCGTACGCGTTCTGGCTCACCGCGGCGCCTCTTCCCATCACCGGTGCGGTCGGCTCCCCCATCAACCCGGTCGCCGTCAAGTAGTCCCAGTCAGGAACAAGGGAGTTCCCCCAATGAATGAAGCTCGTACGGTCCTGGTGATCGGTGGCGGCGCGGCCGGGAACGCCGTGACCCTCCTGCTGCGGCGAGCCGGCCTCGACGTACACCTGATCGAGGCCAAGGACGACTGGAACGCCACCGCCGGCTCCGGCATCACCCTCCAGGGCAACGCCCTGCGCGTGCTGCGCGAGCTGGGCGTGTGGGAGCGAATCGAGGCTTCCGGCTTCGGCTTCGGGTCGGTCGGCATCACCGCCCCTGACGGGACCGTCCTGCACGCGCAGGACGACATCCGCAGCGGTGGCGACGACCTCCCCGCCACCGTCGGCATGCAGCGGCCGCAGCTCCAGCGCATCCTGATCGAGGCCGTGCGCGCAAGCGGCGCCTCCGTCCGCCTGGGGATCACCGCAGAGATCCTGGACCAGGACGCCGACGGCGTCTCCGTCCGCTTCAGTGACGGCTCCGAGGGCCGCTACGACCTGGTGATCGCCGCCGACGGCCTCGGCTCCACGACCCGGGCCGCCATCGGCATCACGGCGAAGCCCGAACCGACCGGCATGGCGATCTGGCGCGTCGCCGCCCCCCGTCCCACAGGCGTGGAGCGCACCGACCTCGCCTACGGCGGCCCGGCCTTCATCGCCGGCTACTGTCCGACCAGCGACAGCACGCTCTACGCCTACGTCGTCGAGGCCAACCGCGACCGCGCCACCATCCCCCCGGAGTCGTACGCCGACGAGATGCGCCGCCTGGCCACCGCCTACGGCGGCAACTGGCCCGAGATCACCGCGCACATCACCGACCCCGCCCAGGTCAACTACACCTGGTTCGACCGCATGCTGGTCGAGGGGTCATGGCACCGGGGCCGGGTCGTCCTCGTCGGCGACGCCGCCCACTGCTGCCCGCCCACCCTCGCCCAGGGCGCCGCCCTGTCCCTGGAGGACGCCTGGGTCCTCGCGCAGCTCCTGACCGAGTCCGACACCTGGGACGACACCCTGTTCCAGCAGTACTACGAGCGACGGATCGCAAGGGTCCGGCCGGTGGTGGAAGCCTCTGTGCAGATCGGGCAGTGGCAGCTCGACGGAGTACGCGACGCCGACGTGCCCGGCCTGATGGGCCGCACCATGACGATGCTCCGGGAGCTGCCGTGACCGCCCGCCCGTCGCCCGGCCACCGCCCCTCATCGAGCGCTCCCGCGCGCCCCGCCCTCACCGTAGACGTACACGCGCACGTCCTGCTTCCGGAGGTCGAGGCGCTCGTGGCCGGGCTGCCCGGCCACGATGCGGCAAGAGCTCTGGACGCCCGACGCAACGGCGCCGAGGCTCTCGCGGTGAGTGGCCCCATGGTGGGTGAGCGCATCCCGAAACTGACGGACGTCGCTGTGCGCCTCGCGGCGATGGACCAGCAGGGTGTCGACATACAGCTGGTCAGCCCGTCCCCCTCGCACTACCACTACTGGGCCGACGAGGAGACGGCCGAGAAGGTGTACCGGCTGGCCAACGAGGCCACCGCGGCGCACTGCTCGGCGGCCCCGAAACGGCTGCGCGGCCT from Streptomyces sp. QL37 harbors:
- a CDS encoding fumarylacetoacetate hydrolase family protein, which produces MFVISASASALFAGPYALATLSAPDGPAFPALVTADAQAVDLRVAFGDESLSIRSLLETWDTAAERLTVLAGDSAQERRPLADFRVHAPVEPRQVFQSGANYRQHVIDLHVAHRAPGDDRSEEERRAEAAEIMDRRADEDLPYVFIGLPSAITGPYDDVVLPAWAEKPDWELELVAVIGRPAHQVTVDEALSHVAGYTIANDLTDRATVFRRDMPQIGTDWLRSKNAPGFTPLGPWIVPAESVADTDDLRLVLKLNGETMQDETTKDMIFDVARMVSYASRTARLLPGDLVLTGSPAGNGMHWGRLLRDGDVMDGSITGLGAQRTRCVAEAS
- a CDS encoding cyclase family protein; the protein is MTLDRTDPEGSIAEAAKAYSNWGRWGADDVLGTLNFLDEAKRREAAALIRRGASFSLAQSFDMNGPQKGWRRRTNPVHTMLDTGTDAALGLQGFPHGLGGADDVIAMPLQCSTQWDGLGHIFDHGRTWNGRDAARTVTSEGDLVTGIEHMAPHVAGRGVLLDVGRTIGEDGELPDGFAITEEHLTATAEAQGVSVGRGDIVLVRTGQLARARREGWGDYAGGPAPGLSFTTAGWLHGTEIAAIATDTWGFEVRPNEFDIAFQPLHQVAIPNIGLLIGEMWDLEALAEDCAADGAYAFWLTAAPLPITGAVGSPINPVAVK
- a CDS encoding FAD-dependent oxidoreductase — encoded protein: MNEARTVLVIGGGAAGNAVTLLLRRAGLDVHLIEAKDDWNATAGSGITLQGNALRVLRELGVWERIEASGFGFGSVGITAPDGTVLHAQDDIRSGGDDLPATVGMQRPQLQRILIEAVRASGASVRLGITAEILDQDADGVSVRFSDGSEGRYDLVIAADGLGSTTRAAIGITAKPEPTGMAIWRVAAPRPTGVERTDLAYGGPAFIAGYCPTSDSTLYAYVVEANRDRATIPPESYADEMRRLATAYGGNWPEITAHITDPAQVNYTWFDRMLVEGSWHRGRVVLVGDAAHCCPPTLAQGAALSLEDAWVLAQLLTESDTWDDTLFQQYYERRIARVRPVVEASVQIGQWQLDGVRDADVPGLMGRTMTMLRELP